CAGATTGGCTGCGACAGTAGGCAAGGCGTCAGAGCCAATGTGTGTAGATCTATTAATACGTCCGCCTCTGCTGAGGGACTCCTGCTCCACGCAACTGTTCTCGTTTTGACTCCCACCGAGGGCGCTCGCTAACTGCAAATATGGAGCGTGGAAGTAGGCCTCCAAGAATAGACCCAGACGGCCACGTGCCAGCATCTTCGTCAGAGCCTGGCACAATCTGTTCTCCCTGCTTCCGCTCTCCATGGCAACAGTAgtagagagaggcagcagattGACTGAGAGACTGTGGGTGGGCATCTGGCATGTCTCATTCCAGTCCAACATCTACCAGATCTCCTTCCCTGACTAATGATTCGGCAGCCGTCAGAATTAACTCCATTACAATTTGTACTTTGAAGCGTGGCAGTGAGAAAGTTTCCTCCACCGACATCTCATCATGGAACTTGATATGATTGACTCGTCCTCTAACCAAACCGCTTTTCTCTTcacaggagcagctggtccTTCCTGTCAGGCCCAAGAAACCTTTTCCAACCggcctctgctgcctcacctTTGGCCTCGTCATCTTCATGTCAGGACTGGTGCTGGCCTCCATCTACATCTATCGTTACTACTTTATACCTCAGGTCAgttcactcttcctctcctttacATTGTATCTTGAGCCTAGTGGAACAGGATAACGAACAAAGATGTTCAGAACGATACAACCTGAAGTCACATGCTAACTCAGCTCTGTTGCGTCCCATTAGCAGATCCCAGAAGACAGCTTGTTCCACTGCCGGGTTATCTACGAGGACTCTGTGTACGCTCCTCTGAGGGGCCGGCAAGAACTGGAGGAAAATGTCGGCATCTACCTGGATGACAACTACGAGCAGATCAGTGTACCTGTGCCACACTTTGGAGGCAGCGACCCCGCCGATATCATCCACGACTTTCAGAGGGTAGGCCAAGTCATCAGTGTGATCACTGGTTTGCTCtgatttcattttcctgttAAAGTGCTTCATCATGGCTTAACCTTCGTTTTATCCCGGTTCAGGGCCTCACAGCTTATCATGACATTGCTCTGGACAAATGCTACATCACTGAGCTGAACACAACCTTGGTGATGCCTCCGAGGAACCTGTGGGAGCTGCTCGTCAATGTCAAGGTGAGGCACTCTCTCCATTCgctgctgatgtcactgtgaaAGCATTGTTGGAGGTGAATGGCTGTCTGAGCGAGCGAAGGACAGCACGTTCCCATCTTCCTGTCTGCAGCGTTCCTCCCACGGACAGATCGACTGAGTGATTCATTTGTGTCTCCTTGTCACAGAGAGGGACATACCTTCCTCAGACTTACATCATCCAGGAGGAGATGATGGTGACGGGGAGGGTGAGGAACATGAGACAGCTGGGCCCATTCATCCACAGGCTCTGCTACGGCAAAGAAACCTACCGCCTCAGACGCCGCAACCAGCGCCGACGTGAGTGCACACTTCAGTCCACTCGATATGAGATGCTAAATAATGAGTGCTCGGTCACTTCCGCTGATTTATCACCCCCTTTCACACCAACTCTTGTGAGATGTTGAGTCATGTGACGTGCGCTGGGTCACCGTGATCGCTCTGCACTCAAGGAGGACAGCGTTCCTCCAGTGAGTCACAGGGAAATCCGGTGTTCAGTTTTGCCGTGTAGGATCCAACAGAGAGCGAGTTacaatgcagaaaacaaatacaaccaGAACCAAATAGGGGCTTCCTAGTGAACACTTAGgacagtgtgtctgcagtgtaaaATCCTCCTCTAACAGCCTGATCAt
The Chaetodon auriga isolate fChaAug3 chromosome 12, fChaAug3.hap1, whole genome shotgun sequence genome window above contains:
- the itm2cb gene encoding integral membrane protein 2Cb isoform X2, which codes for MVKITFQPVSAQKPEKESDGDKIIIPQAHEQLVLPVRPKKPFPTGLCCLTFGLVIFMSGLVLASIYIYRYYFIPQIPEDSLFHCRVIYEDSVYAPLRGRQELEENVGIYLDDNYEQISVPVPHFGGSDPADIIHDFQRGLTAYHDIALDKCYITELNTTLVMPPRNLWELLVNVKRGTYLPQTYIIQEEMMVTGRVRNMRQLGPFIHRLCYGKETYRLRRRNQRRRIERRETKKCHSIRHFENTFVVETVICDRV
- the itm2cb gene encoding integral membrane protein 2Cb isoform X1, giving the protein MVKITFQPVSAQKPEKESDGDKIIIPQAHEQLVLPVRPKKPFPTGLCCLTFGLVIFMSGLVLASIYIYRYYFIPQQIPEDSLFHCRVIYEDSVYAPLRGRQELEENVGIYLDDNYEQISVPVPHFGGSDPADIIHDFQRGLTAYHDIALDKCYITELNTTLVMPPRNLWELLVNVKRGTYLPQTYIIQEEMMVTGRVRNMRQLGPFIHRLCYGKETYRLRRRNQRRRIERRETKKCHSIRHFENTFVVETVICDRV